The genomic interval ACTCCCACTTTCAGTCGTTACCTCACTCGATTCTTCTGGCGTTGTTTCAGTTCCGACAGTGGTTTCTGAAGACCCTGTTGTTCCTTCAGACGCTGTGGAACCAGGACCCTTAGTAGATGTCTCTGTCTCCATATTTGTACTAGTCCCTGGTGTAGTAGTTTCTTCTGAGATTTGAGTGGAAGTTATTCTACCTGTAGGCGTTGTCACAGAGCCAGTAGTACTGACACCTCCTGTTGAAGTAACCCCTCCTGTGGATGAGGATTCCTCTGTTACTTGAGGGGTCGTTCCTGTACTCCCACTTTCAGTCGTTACCTCACTCGAAACTTCTGGCGTTGTTTCAGTTCCGACAGTGGTTTCTGAAGACCCTGTTGTTCCTTCAGATGCTGTGGAACCAGGACCCTTAGTAGATGTCTCTGTCTCCGTATTTGTACTTGTCCCTGGCCTAGTAGTTTCTTCTGAGATTTGAGTGGAAGTTATTCTACCTGTAGCAGTTGTCACAGAGCCAGTAGTACTGACACCTCCTGTTGAAGTAACCCCTCCTGTGGATGAGGATTCCTCTGTTACTTGAGGGGTCGTTCCTGTACTCCCACTTTCAGTCGTTACCTCACTCGATTCTTCTGGCGTTGTTTCAGTTCCGACAGTGGTTTCTGAAGACCCTGTTGTTCCTTCAGATGCTGTGGAACCAGGACCCTTAGTAGATGTCTCTGTCTCCGTATTTGTACTAGTCCCTGGAGTAGTAGTTTCTTCTGAGCTTTGAGTGGAAGTTATTCTACCTGTAGGCGTTGTCACAGAGCCAGTAGTACTGACACCTCCTGTTGAAGTAAATCCTCCTGTGGATGAGGATTCCTCTGTGAATTGAGGGGTCGTTCCTGTACTCCCACTTTCAGTCGTTACCTCACTCGATTCTTCTGGCGTTGTTTCAGTTCCGACAGTGGTTTCTGAAGACCCTGTTGTTCCTTCAGATGCTGTGGAACCAGGACCCTTAGTAGATGTCTCTGTCTCCATATTTGTACTAGTCCCTGGTGTAGTAGTTTCTTCTGAGATTTGAGTGGAAGTTATTCTACCTGTAGGCGTTGTCACAGAGCCAGTAGTACTGACACCTCCTGTTGAAGTAACCCCTCCTGTGGATGAGGATTCCTCTGTTACTTGAGGGGTCGTTCCTGTACTCCCACTTTCAGTCGTTACCTCACTCGAAACTTCTGGCGTTGTTTCAGTTCCGACAGTGGTTTCTGAAGACCCTGTTGTTCCTTCAGATGCTGTGGAACCAGGACCCTTAGTAGATGTCTCTGTGTTCGTATTTGTACTTGTCCCTGGCCTAGTAGTTTCTTCTGAGCTTTGAGTGGAAGTTGTTTTTCCTGTAGCAGTTGTCACAGAGACAGTAGTACTGATACCCCCTGTTGAAGTAACCCCTCCTGTGGAGGATGATTGGCCGGTGACCTGAGAGGTCGTTCCAGTACCCCCACTTTCAGTCGTTTCCTCACTCGATTTTTCTTCCGTTGTTGTTTGAGTTGTTGGTTCTGTCTCCGTATTTGTACTTATTTCTAGTCCTGAGCCATCTGTGGTACTTACTTTACCTGAACTGTCCGTCACATAGGCAGTAGTCGTAGTAACACCAACGGTAGAAGTAGAGCCTCCTGTGGATAATGATTGCTCTGTGACCTGAGGGGTCTTTTCGGTACTCTCACTTTCAGTCGTTTCTTCACTcgattgtttttccgttgtttgaGTTCCGCTAATGGTTTCAGATACCTCTACCGATTCTGTTGTTACTTCAGACGTTGTGGAAGCTGGAATCTTTGTAGTTGacttttctgtttctgtctccgTATTTGTACTTGTCCCCGGCATGGTGCTTTCTTCTGTGCCTTCCGTGGAACTTTCTCCCCCTGGAACAGTCGTCACAGTGACAATAGTCGTAACATCAGTAGACTCTGTTGTTGGCCTCGGTGAAGTTGATCCCGGACCATGTGAAGTGGACTGTCTCTGCTCTGTTGTCGCAGTGGATTCAGTGAATTGTGTTGATTCTTGTGAAGGCTGAGGGGTAGTACTGCTTAGCGAGGTATCAGTGTGGTAAGTTGTCGTGGTACTTGTGAAGATTGGTCGTGGCGTGGTTGTGCACGTTGTTATTGTCACACATGGATCCTCGGTGGtaatctctctttcccttattgCTGGCAGCATCTTTAAGAAATCCTTTTTGCTAACACATCCGTCAGCATTTCGTGTTGCTGTACTGATATCCAAGTATAATCCTCCTTCCATGCCTCGACTAACATCTTCCGCATATTTGACGTCCAGTTTTAATATATCTGTGTCCATTTCAGGGCAACTTCGAGATGAGATACGAATTCCTCGTACGGCCTTGCTTAGTTTTCGATTGAGGTCATGAAGTTGTGTTGTCAAGGCTGTAGATGCATCAAAAAGTTCCTGCCAGGACTTTTTATTCTTGGTATTGACTAAGGTTTTCAGGAGATGTCTGAAGTGTGTC from Eriocheir sinensis breed Jianghai 21 unplaced genomic scaffold, ASM2467909v1 Scaffold444, whole genome shotgun sequence carries:
- the LOC126992329 gene encoding mucin-5AC-like codes for the protein MARRRLVHLAAALLLMTLPEIDSTALKWVNHHADYQPDSQLDIMRYAKERTHHDKEWERLGNKARANETSETVLITAYEKQLRHMTHFRHLLKTLVNTKNKKSWQELFDASTALTTQLHDLNRKLSKAVRGIRISSRSCPEMDTDILKLDVKYAEDVSRGMEGGLYLDISTATRNADGCVSKKDFLKMLPAIREREITTEDPCVTITTCTTTPRPIFTSTTTTYHTDTSLSSTTPQPSQESTQFTESTATTEQRQSTSHGPGSTSPRPTTESTDVTTIVTVTTVPGGESSTEGTEESTMPGTSTNTETETEKSTTKIPASTTSEVTTESVEVSETISGTQTTEKQSSEETTESESTEKTPQVTEQSLSTGGSTSTVGVTTTTAYVTDSSGKVSTTDGSGLEISTNTETEPTTQTTTEEKSSEETTESGGTGTTSQVTGQSSSTGGVTSTGGISTTVSVTTATGKTTSTQSSEETTRPGTSTNTNTETSTKGPGSTASEGTTGSSETTVGTETTPEVSSEVTTESGSTGTTPQVTEESSSTGGVTSTGGVSTTGSVTTPTGRITSTQISEETTTPGTSTNMETETSTKGPGSTASEGTTGSSETTVGTETTPEESSEVTTESGSTGTTPQVTEESSSTGGVTSTGGVSTTGSVTTPTGRITSTQISEETTTPGTSTNMETETSTKGPGSTASEGTTGSSETTVGTETTPEESSEVTTESGSTGTTPQVTEESSSTGGVTSTGGVSTTGSVTTATGRITSTQSSEETTRPGTSTNTNTETSTKGPGSTASEGTTGSSETTVGTETTPEVSSEVTTESGSTGTTTQVTEESSSTGRVTSTGGVSTTGSVTTPTGRITSTQISEETTTPGTSTNMETETSTKGPGSTASEGTTGSSETTVGTETTPEVSSEVTTESGSTGTTPQVTEESSSTGGVTSTGGVSTTGSVTTPTGRITSTQISEETTTPGTSTNMETETSTKGPGSTASEGTTGSSETTVGTETTPEESSEVTTESGSTGTTPQVTEESSSTGGVTSTGGVSTTGSVTTATGRITSTQSSEETTRPGTSTNTETETSTKGPGSTVSEGTTGSSETTVGTETTPEESSEVTTESGSTGTTPQVTEESSSTGGVTSTGGVSTTGSVTTVTGGRTSTQSSEETTRPGTSTNTETETSTKGPGSTSSEGTTGSSETTVGTETTPEESTEVE